A genomic stretch from uncultured Cohaesibacter sp. includes:
- a CDS encoding hydantoinase/oxoprolinase family protein produces the protein MYRLGIDVGGTNTDAVIMEENKVLSGIKASTTEDVTSGVIEAMEGAIEKAGIDREKISNVMIGTTHFTNAVIERKHINHVAAIRLGLPATECLPPMVDWPADLRDAVGHNAYLVRGGYEFDGRPIAPLDEEELVRIASDIKAKDVKAVAITSVFSPINQDMELKARDIIAEQCGDIPIVLSNDIGRIGILERESAAIMNASLLELSAKTVKAFGNALQQAGITCPFYITQNDGTLMSAEMVSKFPVLTFASGPTNSMRGAAFLTGCKEAIVVDIGGTTTDVGALHMGFPRQAATIVDVGGVRTNFRMPDVFSIGLGGGSLVKQAEDGSVTVGPQSVGYRITKEARVFGGDVLTTTDIAVSQGKASVGDAAKVADVDAELAKTADAEIYLMLERAVERSRISPDPIPVIAVGGGSILMPDALGDLEVIRPENFAVANAVGAAIAQISGEVDRVFSLEGGLTREACLAQAEEEATQNAIKAGAKADTIEVIEREDVPLAYLPGNATRIHVKVVGEMGGTHGE, from the coding sequence GTGTATCGTTTGGGCATTGATGTAGGCGGCACGAATACCGATGCCGTTATCATGGAAGAGAACAAGGTTCTTTCCGGTATTAAGGCTTCAACCACCGAAGATGTCACCTCCGGCGTGATCGAAGCTATGGAAGGGGCCATCGAGAAGGCGGGGATTGACCGCGAAAAGATCTCCAATGTGATGATCGGGACCACCCATTTCACCAACGCAGTGATTGAGCGTAAGCATATCAATCATGTGGCTGCGATCCGCTTGGGTCTGCCAGCAACCGAGTGCCTGCCGCCCATGGTCGATTGGCCCGCTGATTTGCGTGATGCTGTGGGACACAATGCCTACCTCGTCAGAGGCGGTTATGAGTTCGATGGTCGCCCAATCGCACCGCTCGACGAAGAGGAGCTTGTGCGCATCGCCTCCGACATCAAGGCAAAAGATGTCAAGGCCGTTGCGATCACCTCTGTTTTCTCCCCCATCAATCAGGATATGGAGCTTAAAGCACGCGATATCATTGCTGAGCAATGCGGAGACATTCCCATTGTGCTGTCAAATGACATTGGGCGCATCGGTATTCTGGAGCGCGAAAGCGCAGCGATCATGAACGCCAGCCTGCTTGAGCTCAGCGCCAAAACCGTCAAGGCTTTTGGCAATGCCTTGCAGCAAGCCGGCATCACTTGCCCGTTCTATATCACTCAGAATGACGGCACCTTGATGAGCGCGGAAATGGTTAGCAAATTCCCCGTTCTCACATTTGCTTCAGGTCCCACCAACTCCATGCGTGGAGCAGCATTCCTGACTGGCTGCAAGGAAGCCATCGTGGTCGATATCGGCGGCACGACCACAGATGTGGGGGCACTGCATATGGGCTTCCCGCGTCAGGCAGCGACCATTGTTGATGTCGGCGGCGTGCGCACCAACTTCCGTATGCCGGACGTCTTCTCTATCGGCCTTGGTGGCGGATCGCTCGTCAAACAGGCCGAGGACGGCAGCGTGACCGTTGGTCCGCAATCCGTCGGCTATCGCATCACCAAGGAAGCCCGGGTCTTCGGCGGGGATGTCCTGACGACGACTGACATCGCGGTTTCGCAAGGCAAGGCCAGTGTTGGCGATGCTGCCAAAGTTGCTGATGTTGATGCCGAGTTGGCCAAAACTGCAGATGCGGAAATCTATCTGATGCTCGAGAGAGCCGTCGAGCGTAGCCGTATCTCGCCAGATCCCATTCCGGTGATTGCGGTGGGTGGCGGATCTATCCTGATGCCTGATGCCCTTGGTGATCTTGAGGTTATTCGCCCGGAAAACTTCGCTGTCGCCAATGCGGTTGGTGCCGCTATTGCGCAGATTTCTGGTGAAGTTGATCGGGTCTTCTCCCTTGAAGGTGGCCTGACCCGTGAGGCATGCCTTGCGCAAGCCGAAGAAGAGGCAACCCAGAACGCCATCAAGGCGGGTGCAAAAGCAGACACCATTGAGGTGATCGAGCGTGAAGATGTGCCTCTGGCCTATCTGCCAGGCAATGCCACTCGTATCCATGTGAAGGTCGTTGGCGAGATGGGAGGCACCCATGGCGAATGA
- a CDS encoding ABC transporter ATP-binding protein, protein MTHPLLQIFDLNVSFSSYGRSTHVLKDVSLKIDKGERVALIGETGSGKSVTSKSILGTLPDNANISSGSIRFDGQELFAMNDKEREALKGTAFSIIMQDPLSSFNPVFKIGKHLDDVMYYADKRNGIKSGAKQRMARIFDVLRQVQLDNPERICAAYPFQLSGGMRQRVLIALALLHRPNLLIADEPGTALDVTTQSEILKLINQLVDEEGLSLLMITHNLGVVRQTADRVYVMRHGEIVEDGPFKQIFEHPQKDYTKGLIEAIPPLYGANVTDQPVANTDPIIKLDKVSKTFEAKASLFGKKAGHRAVEETSLTIAEGEIFGLAGESGSGKTTLARTIMGLLGPTTGRITVANHEHQEGEKVAPLRELTQIVYQNPGTSLNPKRTVAQTLSVPLAFVKMPKNEQHARMTQLLEQVNLPESYLSKYPHELSGGQKQRVAIARALAAKPRILVLDEPTSALDVSVQKDVVALLQRLREELGLTYLFISHDLSLMRNFCSRIAIMLKGEIVEHGTPAEVFSNPHHPYTRALIAAIPVMSDAEEEQKPKVSEEERQKFLVQAKS, encoded by the coding sequence CCTCTTTTGCAAATCTTCGATCTGAATGTGTCCTTCTCCAGCTATGGGCGCAGCACCCATGTGCTCAAGGATGTGTCCCTCAAGATCGACAAGGGTGAACGCGTGGCGCTGATCGGGGAAACCGGTTCGGGCAAGTCGGTCACGTCCAAGAGTATTCTGGGCACCCTGCCGGACAATGCCAATATATCCAGCGGCAGCATTCGTTTTGACGGTCAGGAACTGTTTGCGATGAATGACAAGGAGAGAGAGGCCCTCAAGGGCACGGCTTTCTCGATTATCATGCAAGATCCGCTCAGTTCCTTCAATCCGGTCTTCAAAATCGGCAAGCATCTTGATGACGTGATGTATTACGCTGACAAGCGCAACGGGATCAAATCCGGTGCCAAGCAGCGCATGGCCCGCATTTTCGATGTTCTGAGGCAAGTCCAGCTCGACAATCCCGAACGGATTTGTGCAGCATACCCCTTTCAGCTTTCAGGCGGGATGCGCCAAAGGGTTTTGATTGCCCTTGCGTTGTTGCACCGCCCCAATCTGCTGATTGCCGATGAGCCGGGCACCGCACTCGATGTGACAACGCAAAGTGAAATTCTCAAACTCATCAACCAGCTCGTTGATGAAGAGGGGCTTTCCCTTTTGATGATCACGCACAATCTGGGCGTTGTCAGGCAAACGGCCGACCGCGTCTATGTTATGCGTCACGGGGAGATCGTAGAGGATGGCCCCTTCAAGCAGATCTTTGAGCATCCGCAGAAGGACTATACCAAGGGGCTGATCGAAGCGATCCCGCCGCTCTACGGTGCCAATGTCACAGACCAGCCAGTCGCGAACACGGACCCCATCATCAAACTCGACAAAGTCTCAAAGACATTCGAGGCCAAAGCCAGCTTGTTCGGCAAGAAGGCAGGTCACAGGGCCGTTGAAGAAACCTCCCTGACCATCGCTGAAGGGGAAATTTTCGGACTGGCCGGAGAGAGCGGCTCAGGCAAGACGACGCTCGCCCGCACCATCATGGGACTGTTGGGGCCCACAACGGGGCGGATTACGGTTGCCAACCACGAACATCAGGAAGGTGAGAAGGTTGCTCCGCTCAGGGAGTTGACGCAGATCGTCTATCAAAATCCGGGCACCTCGCTTAATCCGAAAAGAACGGTTGCGCAGACATTGTCCGTACCGCTTGCCTTCGTCAAGATGCCCAAGAACGAGCAGCATGCACGCATGACGCAGTTGCTCGAGCAGGTGAATTTGCCCGAGAGCTATCTCTCCAAATACCCCCATGAGCTTTCTGGCGGACAGAAGCAGCGCGTTGCAATCGCCCGCGCTCTGGCGGCTAAACCACGCATTCTGGTGCTTGATGAACCGACATCGGCCCTTGATGTTTCAGTCCAGAAGGATGTGGTCGCGCTGTTGCAGCGCCTGCGCGAAGAGCTTGGCCTTACCTATCTTTTCATCTCTCACGATCTTTCCCTGATGCGCAATTTCTGTTCGCGCATCGCCATCATGCTGAAGGGCGAAATCGTTGAACATGGCACACCGGCGGAAGTGTTTTCCAATCCGCACCATCCTTACACCCGCGCCCTGATCGCCGCTATTCCGGTGATGAGCGACGCCGAGGAAGAACAAAAACCAAAAGTCAGTGAAGAAGAGCGCCAGAAATTTCTTGTTCAGGCCAAGAGCTGA
- a CDS encoding ABC transporter substrate-binding protein → MNKSILAAGLAVLALSSAMTSSAFAEDKVSIVANATQIFGTIDPAKINDYTEYMAAVNFYDGLTTVTPEGTIAPQLAESWTVSDDNKTYTFKLKSGATFQDGTPVEAKDVVYSMKRLLALNNGPAYLFKDLVSPESVTAVDASTVEIKLNKVYSPFLTITPLILVVNEDLVEAEDKGEWAEDYLGQKPAGAGPYAMKSWSRGSELIMERYKGYHDGWTNGTPIDEVRFVITNDEATVKALAQKGELGMSAYGHSNETFDAIAKMDGYKIVSTPTATGFNIKLNSKKAPTDDVHVRRAIALATDYATIRDVIFPSAEMKGPLAPVFSEAFLDTLEAPKYDLEAAKAELAKSKYAGQPIKISLSYVAGLGFEEEIALLLQSTLPTIGIEVELQPEPWNRITELASKQETTPNATQVIYGPTYPSPDSVFYVQYHSATKGTWASMEWLLDKDLDALISKARESTDVSEQNAIYKEIQQNLVDRQSDVYIGIQEKRMATSVCLQGYKLIPMQSWDYDFSNFWWDCDAK, encoded by the coding sequence ATGAATAAGTCAATCCTCGCCGCAGGTCTTGCGGTCTTGGCTTTGTCCTCGGCCATGACCTCATCGGCCTTTGCTGAAGACAAGGTTTCGATTGTTGCGAACGCGACCCAGATCTTCGGCACGATCGATCCGGCAAAGATCAACGACTACACGGAATATATGGCAGCAGTGAACTTCTATGACGGTCTCACCACCGTTACCCCGGAAGGCACCATTGCGCCGCAGCTGGCTGAAAGCTGGACTGTTTCTGACGACAACAAGACTTATACATTCAAACTGAAATCCGGAGCCACATTCCAGGATGGCACCCCCGTCGAAGCCAAAGACGTTGTCTATTCCATGAAACGCCTGCTGGCGCTAAACAACGGACCTGCTTATCTTTTCAAGGATCTGGTCTCTCCTGAAAGCGTGACGGCGGTTGACGCTTCAACGGTCGAAATCAAGCTCAACAAGGTCTATAGCCCGTTCCTGACCATTACACCTCTTATTCTGGTGGTGAATGAGGATCTGGTTGAAGCCGAAGACAAAGGCGAATGGGCGGAAGACTATCTTGGTCAAAAGCCAGCAGGTGCGGGGCCATACGCAATGAAAAGCTGGTCTCGCGGGTCCGAACTGATCATGGAGCGCTATAAGGGCTATCATGATGGCTGGACCAACGGCACCCCGATTGATGAGGTGCGTTTTGTCATCACCAATGACGAAGCAACCGTCAAGGCCCTTGCCCAGAAAGGTGAGCTGGGCATGTCAGCTTACGGCCACAGCAACGAAACCTTCGATGCCATTGCCAAAATGGATGGCTACAAAATCGTCAGCACGCCAACTGCGACCGGCTTCAATATCAAGCTGAACAGCAAAAAGGCGCCAACCGATGATGTGCATGTGCGCCGTGCCATTGCGTTGGCAACCGACTATGCAACCATTCGCGATGTGATTTTCCCAAGCGCGGAAATGAAAGGCCCATTGGCTCCGGTCTTCTCGGAAGCATTCCTCGACACACTGGAAGCGCCCAAATACGATCTTGAAGCCGCAAAAGCAGAATTGGCAAAGTCCAAATATGCTGGGCAACCCATCAAGATCAGTTTGTCCTATGTGGCAGGTCTGGGATTTGAAGAGGAAATCGCGCTCTTGCTGCAATCAACACTGCCAACCATTGGCATTGAGGTTGAACTGCAGCCAGAACCCTGGAACCGGATAACCGAGTTGGCGTCCAAACAGGAAACCACGCCGAACGCAACACAGGTTATCTATGGCCCAACCTATCCGTCCCCAGACAGCGTTTTCTATGTCCAGTACCATTCGGCAACGAAGGGCACATGGGCATCCATGGAATGGCTTCTGGATAAGGATCTGGATGCTCTCATTTCCAAGGCGCGTGAAAGCACGGACGTTTCCGAGCAAAACGCAATCTATAAGGAAATTCAGCAGAATCTGGTCGATCGCCAGAGTGATGTCTATATCGGCATTCAGGAAAAGCGGATGGCTACCAGCGTCTGCCTTCAGGGCTACAAACTGATTCCGATGCAGAGCTGGGACTATGATTTCTCGAACTTCTGGTGGGATTGCGACGCCAAGTAA
- a CDS encoding response regulator transcription factor produces MISRSRLINQILQAKQRLCVISAFAGAGKTILLRQLADRLQQPIRFGPFQDVWCQQSDVLLWDLPTKPDFPVDIAPLLQWLDGKDERRIIIAARPGVEIQGINRALLYHQAKRITSDQLFFDAADLSAMVSPEQAEQIVSQTAGWPCLVEFAKDQSIGMPSLVAFFKNHFLADLSDTTVALLNAALMYDAALNYPDDDPELAESFQEIAPLLARKDGRLCLSVRARTILTPLAKATAKRRMKLAGNEAVEWAEVERRLGKPDAAIETLQQAHLYDIAYDWFVEASSFMLIQYVGPERYASVLNGFPQEEDQLQDKELLVAAKAMHALKAGNIERARFILDRSLGPASNNLSLVFSPNNRFSLIFRVFRLTMVIYEETIISEKNMGHVFELLAELPLDSHLYRGAFYNSILEYYLRNRRLLDAQSAAAQALYHYQHADVPILCFYISLFQTVLALTSGNLASAQDYLKQTQDYFSQVPFESPSDARILSILKACVDYEDGHFELLAKFLSDDFDHFVTGEIWPSLADFALKYGSEALCSHYSVSAARNYLDRWRADHSASRRFHMILEVYEATILQNGNRWIEASERLMALQSRVNKTWVEAAEPELARLSDGAEIAITIAWMRQLIHEVPTRTMLLDQLAALSSNQHVTYRQKITIMIWQASVAKRQRNATKARTALVRAFEEVGRLGCIAVLIEEKVFLDDLIADKRLVEFVQSSPVANAVFRRLKEISLPGTHSLNLSNLTRRESNILLMIAEGRSNKAVARNLGISEATVKFHLSNLYRKLGCTRRKEAIATAHSLGWIG; encoded by the coding sequence ATGATTTCACGCAGCCGCCTTATCAATCAGATTTTGCAAGCAAAGCAGCGGCTATGCGTGATCTCCGCATTTGCAGGTGCAGGCAAGACGATATTGCTCAGGCAACTGGCAGATCGCCTTCAGCAACCAATCAGATTTGGCCCGTTTCAAGATGTCTGGTGCCAGCAAAGCGATGTGCTGCTTTGGGATTTGCCCACCAAGCCGGATTTCCCGGTCGATATAGCGCCCCTTCTTCAATGGCTTGATGGCAAGGACGAGCGCCGCATCATCATTGCCGCTCGCCCCGGGGTTGAAATTCAGGGCATCAACCGGGCCTTATTATATCATCAAGCCAAGCGCATCACCTCCGATCAGCTATTCTTTGATGCAGCAGACCTGTCCGCTATGGTCTCCCCCGAACAGGCAGAACAGATCGTCAGCCAGACAGCAGGCTGGCCCTGCCTTGTCGAATTTGCAAAAGACCAATCGATAGGCATGCCTAGTCTGGTTGCCTTCTTCAAGAACCATTTTCTAGCGGATCTGAGCGATACGACGGTTGCATTGCTCAACGCTGCGCTGATGTATGATGCGGCACTCAATTATCCCGATGATGACCCGGAACTGGCAGAAAGCTTTCAGGAAATCGCCCCCTTGCTTGCCCGTAAGGATGGACGCCTCTGCCTGTCTGTTCGTGCCCGAACCATCTTGACGCCGCTTGCCAAAGCAACGGCAAAACGCAGGATGAAACTGGCAGGCAACGAGGCGGTCGAGTGGGCCGAAGTCGAACGCAGGCTAGGCAAACCGGACGCTGCGATTGAAACGCTCCAGCAGGCACATTTGTATGACATTGCCTATGACTGGTTTGTCGAGGCCAGCAGTTTCATGCTGATCCAATATGTGGGGCCGGAGAGATATGCCTCTGTCCTCAACGGGTTCCCGCAAGAGGAGGACCAACTTCAGGACAAAGAGCTTCTCGTTGCTGCCAAAGCCATGCATGCGCTGAAGGCGGGGAATATAGAACGCGCCCGGTTTATTCTTGACCGTTCGCTTGGTCCCGCCTCCAACAATCTTTCTCTGGTTTTTTCGCCCAATAATCGCTTCAGTCTCATCTTCCGGGTTTTCCGCCTGACCATGGTGATCTATGAGGAAACGATTATTTCCGAGAAAAACATGGGTCATGTATTCGAACTATTGGCCGAATTGCCACTCGACAGTCATCTCTATCGTGGGGCCTTCTACAATTCGATACTGGAATATTACCTTAGGAACAGACGCCTTCTGGATGCCCAAAGCGCGGCTGCCCAAGCTCTGTATCACTATCAACATGCAGACGTGCCCATTCTGTGCTTCTACATTTCTCTCTTCCAGACCGTGCTGGCGTTGACCAGCGGCAATCTGGCGTCAGCGCAAGATTACCTGAAGCAGACGCAGGACTATTTTTCGCAAGTGCCCTTTGAGAGCCCTTCCGATGCCCGCATCCTCAGTATTCTCAAAGCCTGCGTTGACTATGAAGATGGACATTTCGAGCTGCTTGCGAAATTTCTGTCCGATGACTTTGATCACTTTGTCACCGGAGAGATTTGGCCGAGTCTGGCCGATTTTGCGCTGAAATATGGAAGCGAGGCCCTTTGCTCGCATTATTCGGTTTCGGCTGCCAGAAACTATCTGGACCGCTGGCGTGCCGATCATTCTGCAAGCCGCAGGTTCCACATGATTCTGGAGGTTTATGAAGCCACGATCCTGCAAAATGGAAACCGCTGGATCGAAGCATCCGAGCGCCTCATGGCGTTGCAATCCCGCGTGAACAAGACCTGGGTGGAAGCGGCCGAGCCGGAACTGGCGCGCCTTTCCGATGGTGCCGAAATCGCCATCACCATTGCCTGGATGCGCCAGCTCATTCATGAAGTGCCAACGCGCACGATGCTCTTGGATCAGCTTGCGGCCTTGAGCTCCAACCAGCATGTGACCTACCGCCAAAAAATTACGATCATGATCTGGCAGGCCAGCGTTGCCAAGCGGCAGCGGAATGCGACGAAGGCTCGGACTGCTCTGGTGCGTGCTTTTGAAGAGGTGGGACGCCTTGGATGTATTGCCGTGCTGATCGAGGAAAAGGTATTTCTTGATGATCTGATAGCGGATAAACGGCTGGTGGAGTTTGTCCAGTCCTCACCGGTTGCGAACGCGGTCTTCAGGCGCCTCAAGGAAATCAGTCTGCCTGGCACCCATTCTCTCAATCTCTCCAATCTGACCCGCCGCGAAAGCAACATATTGCTGATGATCGCCGAGGGACGGTCCAACAAAGCCGTTGCGCGTAACTTGGGGATCAGTGAAGCGACGGTCAAATTTCACCTTTCCAATCTCTACCGGAAACTGGGCTGCACCCGCCGCAAGGAAGCGATTGCCACTGCCCATTCTCTTGGCTGGATTGGTTAG
- a CDS encoding DUF917 domain-containing protein encodes MAQRIITADDMDTIALGGAFLGTGGGGDPYIGKLMAKAAIEKYGPVTVIAADSVADDALCVPVFMMGAPTVMLEKLPQGEEAIAALHSLEAYMGRKVDAVMCVEAGGLNSTIPFAVAAATGLPLIDGDGMGRAFPELQMVCFTIEGVQATPMVLADDKANSVVLNAISNQWTERLARASTIEMGGAALGAGYPMTGEQMKRGTLHDTLGLIQQIGETIESERAANRNPSPVLVEQFKGRKLFTGRVMDIERATVGGFARGKAIIKGLDKDAGNTFTVEFQNEFLVAKNGEGQVLATTPDLICALDSDGGLPVTTEQIRYGLAIDFLGLPCNPKWRTPAGLDLVGPGYFGYDHDYTPVEDISLS; translated from the coding sequence ATGGCACAGCGCATCATTACCGCAGACGACATGGACACCATCGCGCTTGGCGGTGCATTCCTTGGAACCGGTGGCGGGGGCGATCCTTACATCGGCAAGCTGATGGCCAAGGCTGCCATTGAAAAATATGGTCCTGTCACGGTTATCGCCGCCGACAGCGTGGCAGATGACGCCCTGTGTGTGCCCGTCTTCATGATGGGTGCCCCGACGGTCATGCTGGAAAAACTGCCTCAGGGCGAGGAAGCCATCGCGGCCTTGCATAGCCTTGAAGCCTATATGGGACGCAAAGTTGACGCCGTCATGTGCGTGGAAGCGGGCGGTCTGAATTCGACCATTCCGTTTGCCGTCGCCGCAGCCACAGGTCTTCCTCTGATCGATGGCGACGGCATGGGGCGCGCTTTTCCGGAGTTGCAAATGGTCTGCTTCACCATCGAAGGCGTTCAGGCCACACCGATGGTGCTTGCAGATGACAAGGCAAATTCGGTGGTGCTCAACGCGATATCAAACCAGTGGACCGAGCGGCTGGCTCGCGCCTCTACCATCGAGATGGGCGGCGCGGCTCTCGGGGCTGGCTATCCCATGACCGGCGAGCAAATGAAGCGGGGCACCCTGCATGATACGCTCGGACTGATCCAGCAGATCGGTGAGACCATCGAAAGCGAACGGGCAGCCAACCGCAACCCCAGTCCTGTCCTTGTTGAACAGTTTAAGGGCCGCAAGCTCTTCACCGGCCGGGTGATGGATATCGAACGTGCCACCGTTGGCGGCTTTGCTCGTGGCAAGGCAATCATCAAGGGGCTCGATAAAGACGCCGGAAACACTTTCACGGTCGAGTTCCAGAACGAATTCCTCGTTGCCAAGAATGGAGAAGGGCAAGTGCTCGCCACTACGCCAGATCTGATCTGCGCTCTGGATTCGGATGGCGGCCTGCCGGTAACAACCGAGCAAATCCGCTATGGCCTCGCCATCGATTTTCTGGGCTTGCCCTGCAATCCAAAATGGCGAACACCCGCCGGTCTGGATCTCGTTGGCCCGGGCTATTTCGGCTATGACCACGATTACACGCCGGTTGAAGACATTTCCCTTTCATAA
- the glnH gene encoding glutamine ABC transporter substrate-binding protein GlnH: MKSLLNLACAATIALTGAFFSGSVNAQDLIVATDTAFVPFEFKDGDNYTGFDIDMWEAIAKDLDLTYELRPMDFSGIIPALQTGQVDVALAGITIKPSRQEVIDFSDGYYDSGFLLMVSSESDIQGPEDLKGKTLAVKTGTSASDYAAENFDGTELRKFPNIDNAYLELRTGRVDAAMHDTPNVLYYIKTAGNGQVKTVGKQMMAQQYGIGFPKGSELVGKVNKVLAAMKEDGRYDAIYKKWFGTVPAK; the protein is encoded by the coding sequence ATGAAATCTCTTCTCAATCTGGCCTGCGCCGCAACGATTGCCCTTACGGGCGCTTTCTTTTCCGGATCAGTCAATGCTCAAGACCTCATTGTTGCTACCGACACGGCATTCGTGCCTTTCGAATTCAAGGATGGTGATAACTATACCGGCTTCGATATCGACATGTGGGAAGCAATCGCCAAAGATCTCGACCTGACTTACGAACTGCGCCCGATGGATTTCTCCGGCATTATTCCTGCCTTGCAGACCGGTCAGGTGGACGTAGCGCTAGCGGGCATTACGATCAAACCGTCTCGCCAAGAGGTTATTGACTTTTCTGACGGCTACTACGACAGCGGTTTCCTGCTGATGGTATCCTCTGAAAGTGACATCCAGGGCCCTGAAGATCTTAAGGGCAAGACCCTTGCCGTAAAGACGGGGACTTCTGCATCGGATTATGCCGCAGAGAATTTTGACGGAACCGAGCTACGCAAGTTTCCCAACATCGACAATGCCTATCTCGAACTGCGCACAGGCCGGGTCGATGCAGCCATGCACGATACCCCAAACGTGCTCTATTACATCAAGACTGCTGGCAATGGTCAGGTGAAAACCGTTGGCAAGCAGATGATGGCCCAGCAGTATGGCATTGGCTTCCCTAAAGGCAGTGAGCTTGTTGGTAAGGTCAACAAGGTTTTGGCCGCTATGAAAGAAGACGGACGCTATGATGCCATTTATAAAAAATGGTTCGGCACGGTTCCTGCCAAATAA
- a CDS encoding DUF917 domain-containing protein → MANEGRNVDENGFWLLTEADLDALEVGAAIYGTGGGGNAYIGKLRAREVLRAGYPLKVQPLESVKDSDRVISIGGIGAPVVAYERIREGREGVRTIRALEERLGISVDSVACEEIGGSNSMEPLIDAALLGLPVVDGDGMGRAFPEMQMTTWAIYGHRSTPSAMCDPHGNIVIFEHAISELWHERMARACVVSQGGASTLAAAPMAGAFVKKVAIPNSYTKAIALGHAVLEAQKNHDDPIEKILQMEGGKRLFTGKIHDLKRHLMGGFVRGEAILAGLDGHQGEEASILIQNENLIFKRNGVIEAVVPDLIIVLDIDTGTAISTEMLRYGQRVAILALPCHPLLRTPEALEVIGPKAFGFDDVTYRPLSHVHGEV, encoded by the coding sequence ATGGCGAATGAAGGCCGCAATGTTGATGAAAACGGCTTCTGGTTGCTCACCGAGGCGGATCTCGATGCGCTTGAAGTGGGCGCTGCGATCTACGGCACTGGCGGTGGCGGCAACGCCTATATCGGAAAGCTGCGCGCACGCGAAGTCTTGCGCGCTGGCTATCCTCTGAAAGTTCAGCCGCTTGAATCGGTCAAGGATAGTGATCGGGTGATCTCGATTGGCGGCATCGGTGCGCCGGTCGTTGCCTATGAGCGTATCCGCGAGGGTCGCGAAGGGGTTCGTACGATACGGGCTCTGGAAGAGCGTTTGGGGATCTCGGTCGACTCTGTCGCATGCGAGGAAATCGGTGGGTCCAATTCCATGGAGCCATTGATTGATGCTGCATTGTTGGGGCTGCCCGTGGTGGATGGCGATGGCATGGGCCGCGCTTTCCCGGAAATGCAGATGACAACCTGGGCCATCTATGGTCATCGCTCGACACCGAGCGCGATGTGCGATCCACACGGCAACATCGTTATCTTCGAGCACGCCATCAGTGAGCTTTGGCATGAAAGAATGGCCCGCGCCTGTGTGGTTTCCCAAGGTGGTGCCTCGACGCTGGCTGCAGCTCCCATGGCCGGGGCATTCGTTAAAAAGGTGGCTATTCCCAACAGCTACACCAAAGCGATTGCCCTTGGGCACGCGGTTTTGGAAGCGCAAAAAAATCACGATGACCCAATCGAGAAGATCCTGCAGATGGAAGGCGGCAAGCGTCTCTTCACCGGCAAAATCCATGACCTCAAACGTCATTTGATGGGCGGGTTTGTCCGAGGCGAAGCCATTCTGGCCGGTTTGGACGGCCATCAGGGCGAAGAGGCTTCTATCCTGATCCAGAATGAAAATCTGATCTTCAAGCGCAATGGCGTCATCGAAGCCGTTGTGCCGGATCTCATCATCGTTCTGGATATCGATACTGGCACGGCCATTTCAACGGAAATGCTGCGCTACGGACAGCGCGTAGCCATTCTGGCGCTTCCCTGCCATCCGTTGCTGCGTACCCCAGAGGCACTGGAAGTGATCGGACCCAAAGCCTTCGGCTTTGATGACGTTACGTATCGTCCGCTTTCACATGTTCACGGAGAGGTCTGA